From one Nonomuraea polychroma genomic stretch:
- a CDS encoding LamB/YcsF family protein, whose amino-acid sequence MVIDLNADLGEGFGIWRLGDDLALLDIVTSANVACGFHAGDPVTIRRTCAAAVDRGVTIGAQVSYRDLAHFGRREMDVEPEELCAEVLYQLAAVDGIARAMGGRVSYVKPHGALYNRICRDEVQAAAVIDAVADYDPSLPVLTLPGSVVHKVAAAEGVPTVNEAFADRAYTPAGTLVPRREPDAVLHDPAAVAHRALQMAVEGSVTAVDGSSVPISARSICVHGDTPDAVRLAQGVRDTLLAAGVVLQAFA is encoded by the coding sequence ATGGTGATCGACCTCAACGCGGACCTGGGCGAAGGCTTCGGCATCTGGCGCCTCGGCGACGACCTGGCGCTGCTCGACATCGTCACGAGCGCCAACGTGGCCTGCGGCTTCCATGCCGGTGACCCCGTCACGATCAGGCGCACCTGCGCGGCGGCCGTGGACCGGGGCGTGACGATCGGGGCGCAGGTGTCCTACCGCGACCTGGCGCACTTCGGCCGCAGGGAGATGGACGTCGAGCCCGAGGAGCTGTGTGCGGAGGTCCTCTACCAGCTCGCCGCGGTCGACGGCATCGCCAGGGCGATGGGCGGCCGGGTGTCGTACGTCAAGCCGCACGGCGCGCTCTACAACCGGATCTGCCGCGACGAGGTCCAGGCCGCGGCGGTGATCGACGCGGTGGCCGACTACGACCCGTCCCTGCCGGTGCTGACGCTGCCGGGTTCGGTCGTGCACAAGGTGGCGGCGGCCGAGGGTGTGCCGACGGTGAACGAGGCGTTCGCGGACCGCGCGTACACGCCGGCCGGGACGCTCGTCCCGCGCAGGGAGCCGGACGCCGTGCTCCACGACCCCGCGGCGGTGGCCCACCGTGCCCTCCAGATGGCCGTGGAAGGCTCTGTGACGGCCGTGGACGGCAGTTCCGTACCGATTTCCGCCCGTTCCATCTGCGTCCACGGAGACACGCCTGACGCCGTCCGGCTGGCTCAGGGGGTGCGGGACACGTTGCTGGCGGCCGGAGTGGTCCTGCAGGCGTTCGCGTGA
- a CDS encoding 5-oxoprolinase subunit B family protein, whose translation MAGEHGLLVETGSLELSHRLDAALRADRPEGVVEIVPGPDTVLVVAPGADQARLRARLEAVVAGERGRERAGVAAGPVVTIPVVYDGADLDSVAALAGISVAEVIQRHLGRELVVGWLGFAPGFAYLTGLDPVLETPRLDTPRTSVPAGSVAIAGPYSAVYPSASPGGWRLLGRTSVRVWDVAADPPSLFQPGTRVRFEQA comes from the coding sequence ATGGCCGGGGAGCACGGGCTGCTCGTGGAGACGGGCTCGCTGGAGTTGTCGCACCGGCTGGATGCGGCGCTGCGGGCGGACCGGCCGGAGGGGGTCGTGGAGATCGTGCCGGGGCCGGACACCGTCCTGGTGGTGGCTCCTGGTGCGGATCAGGCGCGGTTGCGGGCGCGGCTGGAGGCGGTCGTCGCCGGGGAGCGCGGCAGGGAGCGGGCCGGCGTGGCCGCGGGGCCGGTCGTGACGATTCCCGTGGTCTATGACGGCGCGGATCTCGATTCCGTGGCGGCACTGGCCGGGATCTCCGTGGCAGAGGTGATCCAGCGGCATCTGGGGCGGGAGCTGGTCGTGGGGTGGCTGGGGTTCGCGCCGGGGTTCGCCTATCTCACCGGACTGGATCCGGTGCTGGAGACGCCGAGGCTGGACACGCCGCGCACGTCGGTGCCCGCCGGGTCGGTGGCGATCGCGGGACCGTACTCGGCGGTCTATCCGAGTGCATCCCCCGGTGGGTGGCGGCTGCTGGGGCGCACGTCCGTGCGGGTGTGGGACGTGGCGGCGGACCCGCCGTCGTTGTTCCAGCCGGGTACGCGTGTGCGGTTCGAGCAGGCATGA
- a CDS encoding biotin-dependent carboxyltransferase family protein, with amino-acid sequence MIEVLAPGPYATVQDLGRPGYAHLGVPRSGAADAASLRLANRLVGNAEALAGIELTFGMARLRFLQGAWVALAGAPVPAGPVRGAGMGAPFWVPEGAELRLGAPEWGLRTYLAVRGGIAVEPVLGSRSTDSLSGLGPEPLRAGTLLPVGRPEGVIAVDVAPPPERRPAVLRVLPGPRDDWFAPEALEEMCARPYTVSQDSNRVGVRLHGPELARAKEGELPSEGMVTGAIQVPPSGQPIVFLADHPPTGGYPVIGVVRAADLAVAAQLRPGDEVWFTTRPGR; translated from the coding sequence ATGATCGAGGTTCTCGCGCCCGGTCCGTACGCGACCGTCCAGGACCTCGGGCGGCCCGGATACGCCCACCTGGGGGTGCCGCGCTCGGGGGCGGCGGACGCGGCGAGCCTGCGGCTGGCGAACCGGCTCGTGGGCAACGCCGAGGCGCTGGCGGGGATCGAGCTGACCTTCGGCATGGCGCGGCTGCGGTTCCTCCAGGGGGCGTGGGTGGCGTTGGCCGGGGCGCCGGTGCCTGCCGGTCCCGTCCGCGGGGCGGGCATGGGGGCGCCGTTCTGGGTTCCGGAGGGCGCGGAGCTGCGGCTGGGCGCGCCGGAGTGGGGGTTGCGCACGTATCTGGCGGTGCGCGGCGGGATCGCGGTCGAGCCGGTGCTCGGCAGCCGGTCCACAGACTCGCTCTCGGGACTGGGGCCGGAGCCGCTGCGGGCCGGCACGCTGCTGCCGGTGGGGCGGCCGGAGGGCGTGATCGCGGTGGATGTGGCGCCGCCGCCGGAGCGGCGGCCGGCCGTGCTGCGGGTGCTGCCGGGGCCGCGCGACGACTGGTTCGCGCCCGAGGCGCTGGAGGAGATGTGCGCGCGGCCGTACACCGTGAGCCAGGACAGCAACCGCGTCGGCGTGCGGCTGCACGGGCCGGAGCTGGCCCGCGCGAAGGAGGGCGAGCTGCCGAGCGAGGGCATGGTGACCGGGGCGATCCAGGTGCCGCCGAGCGGGCAGCCCATCGTGTTCCTGGCCGACCATCCGCCGACGGGCGGCTATCCGGTCATCGGCGTCGTACGCGCCGCGGACCTGGCGGTCGCCGCCCAGCTCAGGCCGGGCGACGAGGTGTGGTTCACAACTCGACCCGGCCGGTGA
- a CDS encoding PhzF family phenazine biosynthesis protein codes for MSRAFTQVDVFPATPFHGNALAVVLDGEGLGTEEMQRFAKWTNLAETTFLLPPTTPEADYRVRIFTTETELPFAGHPTLGSCHAWLEAGGVSRVDGEIVQECGAGLVRLRRIDGRLAFQAPPLVRSGPVEEELVERIAESLGIERDDIVAAEWADNGPGWVGVLLADAASVLALRPGPVPCTVGVAGPYLDGAPCAFEVRAFIPHQGSTVEDPVTGSLNASLAQWLLRTGRAKAPYVAAQGTAIGRGGRIHISAGSPDDVWVGGSVVTCVTGRVEL; via the coding sequence ATGTCGCGTGCTTTCACCCAGGTTGATGTGTTCCCCGCCACGCCGTTCCACGGCAACGCCCTGGCGGTCGTGCTGGACGGCGAGGGGCTGGGCACGGAAGAGATGCAGCGGTTCGCCAAGTGGACGAACCTGGCCGAGACCACCTTCCTGCTTCCCCCGACCACTCCCGAGGCCGACTACCGGGTGCGGATCTTCACCACGGAGACCGAGCTGCCCTTCGCCGGGCACCCCACACTGGGGTCCTGCCACGCCTGGCTGGAGGCGGGCGGCGTGTCCCGCGTGGACGGGGAGATCGTCCAGGAGTGCGGCGCCGGGCTGGTACGGCTGCGCAGGATCGACGGGCGCCTTGCCTTCCAGGCGCCGCCGCTGGTGCGCTCCGGGCCCGTGGAGGAAGAGCTCGTCGAGCGCATCGCCGAGTCACTCGGGATCGAGCGCGATGACATCGTGGCCGCCGAATGGGCCGACAACGGTCCCGGCTGGGTCGGCGTGCTGCTCGCGGACGCCGCGTCGGTGCTCGCGCTGCGGCCGGGACCGGTGCCGTGCACCGTGGGCGTGGCCGGACCGTACCTGGATGGCGCGCCGTGCGCGTTCGAGGTGCGCGCCTTCATCCCGCACCAGGGCTCCACCGTGGAAGACCCCGTGACGGGCAGCCTGAACGCCTCGCTGGCCCAGTGGCTCCTGCGCACCGGCCGCGCCAAGGCCCCCTACGTGGCCGCCCAGGGCACCGCGATCGGGCGCGGGGGGCGGATCCACATCTCCGCCGGCTCCCCGGACGACGTCTGGGTGGGCGGCTCGGTCGTCACGTGCGTCACCGGCCGGGTCGAGTTGTGA
- the sthA gene encoding Si-specific NAD(P)(+) transhydrogenase: MADFDVVVLGSGPGGQKAAIAAAKLGKRVAIVEKRHMIGGVCINTGTIPSKTLREAVLYLTGLNQRELYGASYRVKEEITVADLGMRTQHVIGREIQVIRSQLARNHVTVLHGTGRFLDPHTIGITHDDESAEKKVTAEKIVIATGTSPARPDSVEFDGRTVIDSDAILHLEQVPETLVVVGAGVIGIEYASMFAALGTKVTVVERRERMLEFCDLEIVEALKYHLRDLAVTFRFGENVAAVERRPGGALTLLESGKKIPADCVMYSAGRQGKTTELCLEAAGLAADARGRIKVDENYATPVPHIYAVGDVIGFPALAATSMEQGRLAAQHACGEPVEELADLPPIGIYTIPEISFVGKSEDELTRDKIPFEVGISRYRELARGQIIGDSYGMLKLLVSSEDRRLLGVHVFGTGATELVHIGQTVMGCGGTVDYLVNAVFNYPTLAESYKVAALDAMNKMRVVARLTAGM; encoded by the coding sequence GTGGCGGACTTTGATGTTGTGGTCCTGGGTTCCGGACCTGGTGGGCAGAAGGCCGCGATCGCGGCGGCGAAACTCGGCAAGCGTGTCGCGATAGTCGAGAAAAGGCACATGATCGGCGGCGTGTGCATCAACACGGGCACCATCCCGTCGAAGACCCTGCGCGAGGCGGTCCTCTACCTCACGGGGCTCAACCAGCGCGAGCTCTACGGCGCAAGCTACCGCGTGAAGGAGGAGATCACGGTAGCGGACCTGGGGATGCGCACGCAGCACGTCATCGGCCGGGAGATCCAGGTCATCCGCAGCCAGCTCGCCCGCAACCACGTGACCGTCCTGCACGGCACCGGCCGGTTCCTGGACCCGCACACGATCGGGATCACCCACGACGACGAGAGCGCGGAGAAGAAGGTCACCGCGGAGAAGATCGTGATCGCCACCGGCACGTCCCCTGCCCGCCCGGACAGCGTCGAGTTCGACGGCAGGACGGTCATCGACTCCGACGCGATCCTGCACCTGGAGCAGGTGCCCGAGACGCTCGTCGTGGTGGGTGCCGGGGTCATCGGCATCGAGTACGCCTCCATGTTCGCCGCGCTCGGCACCAAGGTGACGGTCGTGGAGCGGCGCGAGCGCATGCTGGAGTTCTGCGACCTGGAGATCGTCGAGGCGCTCAAGTACCACTTGCGGGACCTGGCGGTGACCTTCAGGTTCGGCGAGAACGTGGCGGCCGTCGAGCGCCGCCCCGGCGGCGCGCTGACCCTGCTGGAGAGCGGCAAGAAGATCCCCGCCGACTGCGTCATGTACTCGGCCGGCCGCCAGGGCAAGACCACCGAGCTGTGCCTGGAGGCGGCCGGCCTGGCCGCCGACGCGCGGGGCCGGATCAAGGTGGACGAGAACTACGCCACGCCCGTCCCGCACATTTACGCGGTCGGCGACGTGATCGGCTTCCCCGCGCTGGCGGCCACGTCGATGGAGCAGGGCCGGCTGGCCGCCCAGCACGCGTGCGGCGAGCCGGTCGAGGAGCTGGCCGACCTGCCACCCATCGGCATCTACACGATCCCGGAGATCAGCTTCGTCGGGAAGTCGGAGGACGAGCTGACCCGGGACAAGATCCCCTTCGAGGTGGGCATCTCGCGCTACCGCGAGCTGGCCAGGGGACAGATCATCGGTGACTCGTACGGGATGCTCAAGCTGCTGGTGTCCTCCGAGGACCGGCGGCTGCTGGGCGTGCACGTGTTCGGCACGGGCGCGACGGAGCTGGTGCACATCGGGCAGACCGTGATGGGGTGCGGCGGGACGGTGGACTACCTGGTCAACGCGGTGTTCAACTATCCGACGCTGGCGGAGTCGTACAAGGTGGCGGCGCTGGACGCGATGAACAAGATGCGGGTGGTGGCCCGGCTCACGGCAGGCATGTGA
- a CDS encoding ricin-type beta-trefoil lectin domain protein, protein MSRILLALACAAALWLAVPAPALAAGEQVNIWLTTTSDSGGRNVTRGLQQQSPIAFGPAGGSANHTITVNESTTYQQFEGGGASITDTTAYLLRGGPVSAATRDAAMRKLFSPADGIGLSFVRNPIGASDLSRPGMVSLDDTCCDLNDFGANGYDTNVRLLTAQAKQLNPALRVKGVPWSAPGWMKDNGRMDQMGWLKWEYYGMYAQYLVKYIQSYRAAGIPVDYISVQNEPNCCQASNPTAMNYPGMSWNASGLIEFTKNFVYPAFRAAGITTKVLVHDWNYGDYGQIGQPILADAGIRNDPLFGGIAWHGYWGDPAVGTQVHDQYPAVSQFSTEHSGGTWIANQHNEDMADIVTYARNWSRSLVKWSLALNQHMGPHNGGCGTCTGLITVQEGGERAGQVDYTIEYYTTGHLTKFVKPGAYRIASTANNTVQNVAWRNPDGSKALIAHNGGTSPQSIRVDWGGQSFVYTLPARTTATFTWSGSQGTSGGPITGLAGKCIDVAGASSADGTPVQLYTCNGTPAQQWTRPGDGTLRALGKCLDVVDHGTADGSKLQLWSCTGGANQQWTHTAGRDLVNPAAAKCADVTGNTSADGTRLQIWTCTGAANQKWTLS, encoded by the coding sequence GTGTCCAGAATCCTTCTCGCGCTGGCCTGCGCCGCCGCCTTATGGCTGGCCGTGCCCGCCCCGGCGCTCGCCGCCGGCGAGCAGGTGAACATCTGGCTCACCACCACCTCCGACTCCGGAGGCCGGAACGTCACCCGCGGCCTGCAGCAGCAGAGCCCCATCGCCTTCGGCCCCGCGGGCGGCAGCGCCAATCACACGATCACGGTCAACGAGAGCACCACGTACCAGCAGTTCGAAGGCGGCGGCGCGTCGATCACGGACACCACCGCCTACCTGCTGCGCGGCGGCCCGGTCAGTGCGGCCACCCGCGACGCGGCGATGCGCAAGCTGTTCTCCCCGGCCGACGGCATCGGCCTGTCGTTCGTCCGCAACCCGATCGGCGCCTCCGACCTGTCCCGCCCCGGCATGGTCTCGCTCGACGACACCTGCTGCGACCTGAACGACTTCGGCGCCAACGGCTACGACACCAATGTCCGCCTGCTCACCGCCCAGGCCAAGCAGCTCAACCCGGCGCTGCGGGTCAAGGGCGTGCCGTGGAGCGCCCCCGGCTGGATGAAGGACAACGGCCGGATGGACCAGATGGGCTGGCTGAAGTGGGAGTACTACGGCATGTACGCCCAGTACCTGGTCAAGTACATCCAGAGCTACCGGGCCGCCGGCATCCCGGTGGACTACATCTCGGTCCAGAACGAGCCCAACTGCTGCCAGGCGTCCAACCCGACCGCCATGAACTACCCGGGCATGTCCTGGAACGCCTCCGGCCTCATCGAGTTCACCAAGAACTTCGTCTACCCGGCCTTCCGGGCCGCGGGGATCACCACCAAGGTGCTCGTCCACGACTGGAACTACGGCGACTACGGCCAGATCGGCCAGCCCATCCTCGCTGACGCGGGGATCCGCAACGACCCGCTGTTCGGCGGCATCGCCTGGCACGGCTACTGGGGTGACCCGGCCGTCGGCACGCAGGTGCACGACCAGTACCCGGCGGTGTCGCAGTTCAGCACCGAGCATTCGGGCGGCACCTGGATCGCCAACCAGCACAACGAGGACATGGCCGACATCGTGACCTATGCCCGTAACTGGAGCCGCAGCCTGGTCAAGTGGAGTCTGGCGCTCAACCAGCACATGGGCCCGCACAACGGCGGCTGCGGCACCTGCACCGGCCTGATCACGGTCCAGGAGGGCGGCGAGCGAGCGGGCCAGGTCGACTACACGATCGAGTACTACACGACCGGCCACCTGACCAAGTTCGTCAAGCCGGGCGCGTACCGGATCGCCTCGACCGCCAACAACACGGTCCAGAACGTCGCCTGGCGCAACCCCGACGGCTCCAAGGCCCTGATCGCCCACAACGGCGGCACGTCGCCCCAGTCGATCAGGGTCGACTGGGGCGGCCAGTCCTTCGTCTACACGCTGCCTGCCCGTACCACCGCGACCTTCACCTGGTCGGGCAGCCAGGGCACGAGCGGCGGGCCGATCACCGGCCTGGCCGGCAAGTGCATCGACGTGGCCGGCGCCAGCAGCGCCGACGGCACCCCCGTCCAGCTCTACACCTGCAACGGCACGCCCGCCCAGCAGTGGACCCGCCCCGGCGATGGCACGCTCCGCGCCCTCGGCAAGTGTCTCGACGTGGTCGACCACGGCACCGCCGACGGCAGCAAGCTGCAGTTGTGGTCGTGCACCGGCGGCGCCAACCAGCAGTGGACCCACACCGCCGGCCGCGACCTGGTGAACCCGGCCGCCGCCAAATGCGCCGACGTCACCGGCAACACCAGCGCCGACGGCACCCGCCTGCAGATCTGGACCTGCACGGGCGCCGCCAACCAGAAGTGGACCCTCTCTTAG
- a CDS encoding LacI family DNA-binding transcriptional regulator yields MAGARRARATVRDVAAETGLSIATVSRVLNGGANVAPHTRELVLRAVGRLGDQAPRPRTGPGADAVPGAVYVRCPYLLTDYFGLIVSSVGETIELHGRQMVLGAGEAAQGAAVLPGLPDRPGVAGAILILPPEPGEELVRLRDRGFPFVVIDPSTPAPKDVPAVSAAHFAGARGLMAHVVGLGHRRVGIIGGPVAWLSSEARLAGYTASLADAGVLPEPGLLRSVPEPTIEHGHRAAGELLDLPERPTALVAFNDKMAVGALRAAAERGLSVPGDLSVAGFDDIDVSRATSPPLTTVRQPLQEMGRMAVTLLMRLLSRHAVEALHVSLATELIVRGSTGPARR; encoded by the coding sequence ATGGCCGGGGCTCGGAGGGCACGGGCGACGGTGCGCGACGTCGCCGCCGAGACGGGGCTGTCCATCGCCACGGTCTCCCGGGTGCTCAACGGCGGTGCCAACGTCGCGCCCCACACTCGCGAGCTGGTGCTGCGCGCCGTCGGCAGGCTCGGCGACCAGGCGCCCCGACCGCGCACCGGCCCGGGGGCCGACGCCGTGCCGGGAGCCGTGTACGTCCGCTGCCCGTACCTGCTGACCGACTACTTCGGGCTCATCGTCTCTTCCGTGGGGGAGACGATCGAGCTGCATGGTCGTCAGATGGTCCTCGGCGCGGGCGAGGCCGCCCAAGGCGCCGCCGTGCTGCCCGGACTGCCCGACCGGCCAGGTGTCGCCGGCGCGATCCTGATCCTGCCTCCTGAGCCGGGCGAGGAGCTCGTACGCCTGCGCGACCGCGGTTTCCCGTTCGTGGTGATCGACCCGAGCACCCCGGCGCCGAAGGACGTCCCCGCGGTGTCGGCCGCCCATTTCGCGGGCGCGCGGGGGCTGATGGCGCACGTCGTCGGGCTGGGCCACCGCCGGGTCGGGATCATCGGCGGCCCGGTGGCGTGGTTGTCCAGCGAGGCCAGGCTGGCCGGCTACACCGCCTCGCTGGCCGACGCGGGCGTGCTGCCCGAGCCCGGCCTGCTGCGCAGCGTGCCGGAGCCGACCATCGAGCACGGTCACCGGGCGGCCGGCGAGCTGCTCGACCTGCCGGAGCGGCCGACGGCGCTGGTGGCGTTCAACGACAAGATGGCGGTCGGTGCGTTGCGGGCGGCCGCCGAGCGCGGGCTGAGCGTGCCCGGCGACCTGTCGGTGGCGGGTTTCGACGACATCGACGTCAGCCGGGCGACGTCGCCGCCGCTCACCACCGTCCGCCAGCCCTTGCAGGAGATGGGCCGGATGGCGGTCACGCTGCTCATGCGCCTGCTCAGCAGGCACGCCGTGGAGGCACTGCACGTGTCCTTGGCCACGGAGCTGATCGTCCGCGGCTCCACCGGGCCCGCCCGGCGCTGA
- a CDS encoding DMT family transporter, producing the protein MQSKTVTGWLPGFLLLAAIWGNSFFFIKVAVGSLHPLQVSFGRMAIGAAVLLVALAISRRPLPRDPRLWGHFLIASVVLTTLPFTLFAYGEQYVSSVVAAIWNATTPLCTLAFTLMLRAERSTPGRVTGLGLGFAGVMVVLGVWQPMDGGQLGGSLACFGAALCYGVGGAYMGRFIIGRRSEPAVALAAGQLVTGTFQLAAITVMAGVPLVDFGAPAPVWWSLAALGGLGTGLAYLLLYWVQARAGVTTTSTVTYLLPVFAAASGVVVLGETISWNQPVGAVIILAAIALTQGALRRSRERTTAPAA; encoded by the coding sequence GTGCAGAGCAAGACCGTGACCGGGTGGCTGCCGGGATTTCTGCTGCTGGCGGCCATCTGGGGCAACAGTTTCTTCTTCATCAAGGTCGCGGTGGGGTCGCTGCATCCGCTGCAGGTGTCGTTCGGCCGGATGGCCATCGGGGCCGCCGTCCTGCTCGTCGCGCTCGCGATCTCCCGGCGGCCGCTCCCCCGCGATCCCCGACTCTGGGGACACTTCCTCATCGCCTCCGTGGTGCTCACCACGCTGCCCTTCACGCTGTTCGCGTACGGCGAGCAGTACGTCTCGTCGGTGGTGGCCGCGATCTGGAACGCCACGACGCCGCTGTGCACGCTGGCCTTCACGCTCATGCTGCGTGCCGAGCGATCGACGCCCGGCCGGGTGACGGGGCTCGGGCTGGGATTCGCCGGGGTCATGGTGGTGCTCGGGGTGTGGCAGCCGATGGACGGCGGGCAACTGGGCGGCAGCCTGGCCTGCTTCGGAGCGGCGTTGTGCTACGGGGTCGGGGGCGCGTACATGGGACGATTCATCATCGGGCGCCGTTCCGAGCCCGCTGTGGCGCTGGCGGCCGGGCAGCTCGTCACGGGAACCTTCCAGCTCGCCGCCATCACGGTGATGGCGGGGGTGCCGCTGGTGGACTTCGGGGCGCCTGCCCCGGTGTGGTGGAGCCTGGCGGCCCTCGGCGGGCTCGGGACGGGGCTGGCGTATCTGTTGCTGTACTGGGTGCAGGCGCGGGCGGGGGTGACGACGACGTCGACGGTGACGTACCTGCTGCCGGTGTTCGCTGCGGCGTCCGGCGTGGTGGTGCTGGGTGAGACGATCAGCTGGAACCAGCCCGTGGGGGCGGTCATCATCCTCGCCGCCATCGCTCTCACGCAGGGCGCCCTGAGGAGGTCCCGCGAACGCACCACGGCCCCGGCCGCCTGA
- a CDS encoding DoxX family protein translates to MKQVLRDLAALVARVGVGGIFFANGWTKLENGLINTGAKFLEQGAPAPQAWATVTMLSELIGGALLIAGLAVSITGLILFAEALAVFLVATPLNPITTNELILLGAASLLLAVVGAGRVSVDHMVVIRRRESEAAEEFAADNEADRVIASLRDPATSTPAKAQDDEPPSEASPTDDTAPHPRPRGQASESKRGDDPAPAPAPGDTLVAGRKKPAPRGRRPTTD, encoded by the coding sequence GTGAAACAGGTCCTTCGTGATCTTGCCGCTTTAGTCGCCCGCGTCGGAGTGGGCGGCATTTTCTTCGCCAACGGCTGGACCAAGCTGGAAAACGGTCTCATCAACACCGGGGCGAAATTTCTCGAGCAGGGCGCGCCCGCGCCCCAAGCCTGGGCCACGGTCACCATGCTCTCCGAACTCATCGGCGGCGCGCTGCTGATCGCCGGCCTGGCGGTGTCCATCACCGGGCTCATCCTGTTCGCCGAGGCCCTGGCGGTGTTCCTGGTCGCGACACCGCTCAACCCGATCACCACGAACGAGCTGATCCTCCTGGGAGCCGCGTCCCTCCTGCTCGCCGTCGTCGGAGCCGGGCGGGTGTCGGTGGACCATATGGTGGTGATCCGGCGGAGGGAATCGGAGGCGGCTGAGGAGTTCGCCGCCGACAACGAGGCGGACCGCGTCATCGCCTCGCTCCGCGACCCGGCCACGTCCACCCCGGCCAAGGCTCAGGACGACGAACCGCCTTCGGAGGCGTCACCGACGGACGACACGGCCCCGCACCCCCGCCCCCGCGGCCAGGCGTCCGAATCCAAGCGGGGCGACGACCCGGCTCCCGCTCCGGCGCCGGGTGACACGCTGGTGGCGGGCCGCAAGAAACCCGCCCCCCGCGGCCGCCGCCCCACCACCGACTGA
- a CDS encoding MFS transporter: MTVTQAAPPVRTADRGRGDNRWSILVLLCLSLLLITVDATVLHIAVPALTAALEPSAVQLLWIIDIYSLVVAPLLIMFGTLGDKYGRKRLVLCGYVLFGVASAAAAFAPTPLTLILARALLGIGGAMIMPATLSLIRQVFTDRRERAIALGVWSAVAAAGAAVGPLVGGVLVGIWWGSVFLINVPILLVLLPAAVRLLPESPVRKGRPWDAVSAVLSVLGILALAFGLKEAGSGSLMPLWASVLVFLAGLALLIVFVRRQTRLRVPLLEVGLFRRREFTTGVAGVLLGVFALVGLQLMLAQYLQLVLGDSPLRAAVRMLPLVLSAIGGGLAAAHILPRIGMRATMSGGLGLVALSLTPTLGWGVESHPLMLAICFVGIGFGVQVALLAASDTIMSSATESQAGGAAAIEETAYELGAGMGVAVLGTITTIVYAPGLPAVPGVTEGGMDKARQSLAAAAHVAHEVGGSTGGALLDAARWAFVNALHTTVVVSVVLLSLTAVAVAMLLSRD; this comes from the coding sequence ATGACCGTCACACAGGCCGCACCCCCCGTACGGACTGCCGATCGCGGGCGCGGAGACAACCGCTGGTCCATTCTCGTACTGCTCTGTCTGAGCCTGCTGCTGATCACGGTCGACGCCACGGTCCTGCACATCGCGGTGCCCGCGCTCACGGCCGCGCTGGAGCCCTCGGCGGTGCAGCTGCTGTGGATCATCGACATTTACTCGCTGGTGGTCGCGCCGCTGCTGATCATGTTCGGCACGCTAGGCGACAAGTACGGGCGCAAACGGCTGGTGTTGTGCGGCTACGTCCTGTTCGGCGTGGCCTCGGCCGCGGCCGCCTTCGCCCCGACGCCGCTGACGCTGATCCTCGCCAGGGCACTGCTCGGCATCGGCGGCGCCATGATCATGCCGGCCACGCTCTCGCTCATCCGCCAGGTGTTCACCGACCGGCGCGAGCGGGCCATCGCCCTGGGCGTCTGGAGCGCGGTCGCCGCGGCCGGGGCGGCGGTCGGGCCGCTCGTCGGCGGCGTGCTGGTCGGCATCTGGTGGGGCTCGGTGTTCCTCATCAACGTGCCGATCCTGCTGGTGCTCCTGCCCGCCGCCGTCCGCCTGCTGCCCGAGTCGCCGGTGCGCAAGGGCCGGCCCTGGGACGCCGTCAGCGCGGTGTTGTCGGTGCTCGGGATCCTGGCGCTGGCGTTCGGGCTCAAGGAGGCCGGTTCGGGCAGCCTGATGCCGCTGTGGGCGTCCGTGCTGGTGTTCCTGGCCGGGCTGGCCCTGCTGATCGTGTTCGTCCGGCGGCAGACCCGGCTGCGGGTGCCGCTGCTGGAGGTCGGGCTGTTCCGGCGGCGCGAGTTCACCACCGGTGTGGCCGGGGTGCTGCTCGGCGTGTTCGCGCTGGTGGGGCTGCAGCTCATGCTCGCCCAATACCTGCAACTGGTGCTCGGCGACAGCCCGCTGCGCGCCGCGGTCAGGATGTTGCCGCTGGTGTTGTCGGCCATCGGCGGCGGGCTCGCCGCGGCCCACATCCTGCCCAGGATCGGCATGCGGGCGACGATGAGCGGCGGCCTCGGGCTCGTGGCGCTGTCCCTGACCCCCACGCTGGGCTGGGGCGTCGAGAGCCATCCCCTGATGCTGGCGATCTGCTTCGTCGGCATCGGGTTCGGAGTGCAGGTCGCGCTGCTCGCCGCCTCCGACACGATCATGTCCTCGGCCACGGAGTCCCAGGCGGGCGGTGCCGCGGCCATCGAGGAGACCGCGTACGAGCTGGGCGCGGGCATGGGCGTGGCCGTGCTCGGCACGATCACCACGATCGTCTACGCCCCTGGACTGCCCGCCGTGCCCGGAGTGACCGAGGGCGGCATGGACAAGGCCAGGCAGTCGCTCGCGGCGGCCGCGCACGTCGCGCACGAGGTCGGCGGCAGCACGGGCGGCGCGCTGCTCGACGCCGCCCGATGGGCCTTCGTCAACGCCCTGCACACGACCGTGGTCGTGAGCGTCGTTCTGCTGAGCCTGACCGCCGTGGCGGTGGCCATGCTGCTCAGCCGTGATTGA